From Brassica oleracea var. oleracea cultivar TO1000 chromosome C3, BOL, whole genome shotgun sequence, a single genomic window includes:
- the LOC106329873 gene encoding uncharacterized protein LOC106329873 yields the protein MHTCVRIEERATKKGKRGTPSLVASVLQADYPGKYKTQAPKDLIDLVENKLGVRVSYATAWRGKYKAINDLRGNPTKSFARLPSYLYMLERLNPRTVSRLVVDEKNQFKYVFFALGACIEGFNSMRKVIIMDGTHLKGVYEGVLLITTAQDLDHHHYPLTFAVVDGEKNASWSWFLTTLKTLIPDDPQLVLCTDRNQSIIKTVHEVYPLAIHGYCIYHLSNNVKGACSHVRKDVVAHEFKKIAGIYTEKEFRRKYIDFRRTYPQAAEYLDESVHESKWARCQFPGARTLHVEVLNTFERQYNVTGTDEKGYLVDLINKTCHCRHFEIDRYPCVHALAAIRKYCRTTTDDTLEQLVENYCSKYYWMEQWTLAYCRTIYPVPHHSSWQVPEEIQSQVVFPPSDKDDNDNDNDDIDYEESSKEGSDNEESGSERSGDEGGDNEGNDE from the exons ATGCATACTTGCGTTAGGATAGAGGAAAGAGCAACCAAGAAGGGGAAAAGAGGCACACCAAGCTTGGTCGCATCTGTGCTGCAAGCTGATTATCCAGGAAAATACAAGACTCAAGCACCAAAGGATCTCATAGATTTGGTTGAGAACAAACTGGGTGTTAGGGTTTCGTATGCTACGGCTTGGAGAGGAAAATACAAAGCTATCAACGATCTGCGTGGGAACCCAACAAAGAGCTTTGCTAGACTGCCGTCTTACTTGTACATGTTGGAAAGGTTGAATCCTCGTACTGTCTCCCGCTTAGTAGTGGATGAGAAGAACCAGTTTAAGTATGTGTTCTTCGCGCTCGGAGCTTGCATTGAAGGATTTAATTCCATGCGGAAAGTGATAATTATGGATGGAACTCATCTGAAGGGTGTGTATGAAGGAGTGCTTCTTATTACCACTGCTCAAGATCTAGATCATCATCATTATCCCCTCACTTTTGCTGTAGTAGATGGTGAAAAAAATGCAAGTTGGAGTTGGTTTTTGACTACATTGAAAACATTGATACCAGATGATCCTCAGCTTGTATTATGCACTGATAGAAATCAAAGCATCATCAAGACAGTACACGAGGTCTACCCATTGGCGATCCATGGATATTGCATATATCACTTGTCTAATAATGTGAAAGGAGCATGCAGCCATGTTAGGAAAGATGTGGTTGCACATGAGTTCAAAAAAATTGCTGGTATTTACACAGAAAAAGAGTTTAGAAGAAAATATATTGATTTCAGAAGAACGTATCCTCAGGCCGCTGAGTATCTGGATGAGAGTGTGCATGAGAGCAAATGGGCAAGATGTCAATTTCCAGGAGCAAG AACACTTCACGTGGAGGTGCTAAACACATTTGAACGTCAGTACAATGTCACTGGTACAGACGAGAAAGGTTATTTGGTTGATTTGATCAACAAAACATGTCACTGTCGGCATTTTGAAATTGACCGGTATCCTTGTGTGCATGCGCTTGCTGCGATCAGGAAGTATTGCAGAACTACAACAGATGATACACTAGAGCAGTTGGTTGAAAATTATTGTTCTAAGTATTATTGGATGGAGCAGTGGACATTGGCATATTGTAGGACAATATATCCAGTGCCTCATCATTCATCATGGCAAGTTCCTGAGGAAATACAATCTCAGGTTGTGTTCCCGCC CAGTGACAAAGATGACAATGACAACGACAACGATGACATCGATTACGAAGAAAGCAGCAAAGAGGGAAGTGACAACGAGGAAAGTGGCAGCGAAAGAAGTGGTGACGAGGGAGGTGACAACGAAGGAAATGATGAATGA
- the LOC106333338 gene encoding protein YLS9-like yields the protein MAEQPLNGAFYGPSVPPPAPKGYFRRRGHSRGCCCCLLSFFVKVIIALIVILGIAVLIFWLIVRPRSIKFHVTQATLSRFEHTSPDNLLRYNLSLTVPVRNPNKRIGVYYDRIEAHAYYDGKRFSSTRLTPFYQGHKNTTVLRPMFQGQNFVIFNAGESRTYNEQTIAGVYDIEIKFRLRVRFKLGDLKTRRIKPKVNCDDLRLPLSTLNGTTTFSTILPLKCDFDF from the coding sequence ATGGCTGAACAACCTCTCAACGGTGCTTTCTACGGTCCATCAGTCCCGCCCCCGGCCCCTAAAGGCTACTTTCGCCGACGTGGGCACAGCCGCGGTTGTTGCTGCTGCCTCCTCAGCTTCTTTGTAAAAGTCATCATAGCTCTTATTGTCATACTTGGCATAGCCGTTCTTATTTTCTGGCTCATCGTCCGTCCTCGGTCCATCAAGTTTCATGTGACCCAAGCAACCCTTTCCCGGTTTGAACACACTTCCCCCGACAACCTTTTAAGGTATAACCTATCCCTTACGGTCCCTGTCCGTAACCCTAACAAGAGGATAGGAGTTTACTACGACAGGATCGAAGCTCATGCCTACTACGATGGAAAGCGGTTTAGTTCCACCAGGTTAACTCCGTTCTATCAAGGACACAAGAACACTACGGTTCTCAGACCAATGTTCCAAGGCCAAAACTTTGTTATCTTTAACGCCGGAGAGTCACGGACTTACAACGAGCAGACGATCGCTGGAGTTTACGATATAGAGATCAAGTTTAGGCTTAGGGTTAGGTTCAAGCTTGGGGACTTGAAGACTCGGAGGATTAAGCCTAAGGTTAACTGCGACGATCTAAGGCTTCCTTTAAGTACCTTAAACGGAACTACAACCTTCTCTACCATTCTCCCTCTCAAGTGCGACTTCGATTTTTAA
- the LOC106333584 gene encoding cytokinin riboside 5'-monophosphate phosphoribohydrolase LOG2 yields MEETKSKFRRICVFCGSSSGNKTTYHDAALQLAHQLVERNIDLVYGGGSVGLMGLISQAVHDGGRHVLGIIPKSLAPREITGDSIGEVITVSTMHQRKAEMGRQADAFIALPGGYGTFEELLEVITWSQLGIHTKPVGLLNVDGFYDSLLTFIDKAVDEGFVSSTARRIIVSARTAPQLLQLLEEYVPKHDDFVSKMVWDDISDAATSEGDSC; encoded by the exons ATGGAAGAGACAAAATCAAAATTCAGGAGGATCTGTGTCTTCTGCGGAAGCAGTTCTGGCAACAAAACCACTTATCACGACGCTGCTCTCCAACTCGCCCACCAACTG GTGGAGAGAAACATCGATTTGGTGTATGGAGGAGGAAGCGTGGGGCTAATGGGTCTCATATCTCAGGCTGTTCATGATGGTGGTCGACATGTTCTTGG AATCATTCCAAAGTCTCTAGCACCAAGAGAG ATAACCGGTGATTCAATTGGAGAAGTTATAACGGTATCGACTATGCATCAAAGGAAGGCTGAAATGGGTCGCCAAGCGGATGCCTTCATCGCACTTCCTG GGGGATATGGAACATTTGAAGAGTTGTTGGAAGTCATCACCTGGTCTCAACTTGGGATCCACACTAAACCA GTGGGACTACTGAATGTGGATGGATTCTACGATTCACTATTGACGTTTATAGATAAGGCAGTGGATGAAGGCTTTGTCTCCTCCACCGCCCGCCGTATCATCGTCTCGGCCCGGACTGCTCCTCAGTTGCTCCAACTTCTTGAG GAGTATGTTCCCAAGCACGACGACTTTGTGTCCAAAATGGTGTGGGACGATATTTCGGACGCTGCCACATCTGAAGGCGACTCGTGTTAG
- the LOC106331333 gene encoding transcription factor E2FA-like has protein sequence MSGGVRSSPGHSQPPPSNPVVPPIRRHLAFASTKPPFHPSDYRRFIPSYVTNNDSSSLCGIVDREEEAVVLRSPSRKRKSMMDVVTTTTTTTSNSNGFTSSGSTSIHNSPCLTPVSAKGGRVNTKSRAKGTQSVPQTPISNAVVGSPATLTPSGSCRYDSSLGLLTKRFVNLIKQAEDGMLDLNKAAEALEVQKRRIYDITNVLEGIYLIEKPFKNRILWKGVDASRPGDVDADVSVLQAEIENLNLQEQALDNQIRETEERLRDLSENEKNQKWLFVTEEDIKSLPGFQNQTLIAVKAPHGTTLEVPDPDEAGELPQRRYRIILRSTMGPIDVYLVSEFEDTNGDVAPPACLHIASCSGSTENNEIEALTIDNTETASELQMSQDHAHAQPGDTSDLNYLQEQVGGMLKITPSDIENDDTDYWLLSNAEISMTDIWNTDSGIDWDYGIADVTPPPVMSEIASADIDSKPT, from the exons ATGTCCGGCGGCGTACGTTCTTCTCCGGGACATTCTCAGCCGCCACCATCTAACCCTGTGGTCCCACCCATACGTCGACACTTGGCGTTCGCCTCAACGAAACCTCCCTTCCACCCGTCTGATTACCGTCGATTCATCCCTTCCTACGTCACTAACAACGATAGTAGCAGCCTCTGTGGAATCGTAGATCGGGAGGAGGAGGCCGTCGTTTTAAGATCTCCT TCACGGAAGAGAAAGTCGATGATGGATGTGGTTACTACTACTACTACTACTACTTCTAATAGTAATGGATTCACGAGCTCTGGTTCCACTAGCATACACAACAGTCCCTGTCTCACTCCTGTTTCGGCTAAAGGAGGCAGAGTCAACACCAAGTCAAGGGCCAAAGGGACTCAGTCAGTTCCTCAAACCCCCATCTCAAATGCTG TTGTAGGTTCTCCTGCCACACTAACTCCTTCTGGAAGTTGCCGTTATGACAGTTCTTTAG GTCTCCTTACAAAAAGGTTTGTCAATCTAATCAAACAAGCCGAAGATGGGATGCTGGACCTAAACAAAGCTGCAGAAGCATTGGAGGTGCAGAAACGGCGCATATATGATATTACAAACGTTTTGGAGGGGATTTATCTCATTGAAAAGCCTTTCAAGAACCGTATACTGTGGAA GGGAGTTGATGCTTCGAGGCCTGGCGATGTGGATGCTGACGTATCTGTCTTACAG GCAGAGATTGAAAACCTTAACCTCCAGGAGCAAGCGCTAGATAACCAAATCAG AGAAACGGAGGAAAGACTAAGAGATCTTAGCGAAAATGAAAAGAATCAGAA GTGGCTTTTTGTAACTGAAGAGGACATCAAGAGTTTACCAGGTTTCCAG AACCAAACTCTGATAGCTGTCAAAGCTCCTCATGGAACAACTCTGGAAGTCCCTGATCCAGATGAA GCGGGTGAGCTCCCTCAGAGGAGATACAGGATCATTCTTAGAAGTACAATGGGACCTATTGACGTATACCTTGTCAG TGAATTTGAGGACACGAATGGGGATGTTGCACCACCAGCATGCTTGCATATTGCTTCTTGCTCAGGATCTACAGAAAACAATGAAATCGAAGCCTTAACTATTGATAACACAGAAACTGCCTCTGAGCTTCAGATGTCTCAAGATCATGCACATGCCCAACCCGGCGATACCTCTGATCTTAATTATTTACAGGAGCAAGTAGGAGGAATGCTTAAGATTACTCCCTCTGACATCGAA AATGATGATACGGACTACTGGCTTCTCTCCAACGCTGAAATAAGCATGACGGATATTTGGAACACAGACT CTGGTATTGATTGGGACTATGGAATAGCTGACGTGACTCCACCACCAGTAATGAGTGAAATAGCCTCAGCCGATATTGACTCCAAACCAACTTGA